A genomic window from Silene latifolia isolate original U9 population chromosome Y, ASM4854445v1, whole genome shotgun sequence includes:
- the LOC141626767 gene encoding uncharacterized protein LOC141626767 isoform X1 produces MLDTYHEIAVYIHRFHNLDLFQQGWYQIKITMNWEDGDDLIVGIPSKVVQYEAPNSGSSDGYGFWRINDVDNSFATQPFKIRYARQDVPLSVMIAFNVSLSNHEVPSTSGVIIKFELLYASLSEQGPGLQAFLSTSPAAAIHEFRVPPKALLGIHSYCPILFDAFHSVLVDASIHISILKSVAQNISKKVPSISCRGEDVDGRFVGKSNKGSDKVEKEVLLVKALLAARDILLEEAQKLSRAIDQSIDLTDFISQLDDSKLFGSLFPANVSSTTSKGQRPKLTEFHNSNEKAKIFLDFRSNGVLMSLSKDNLLWSAHIIGDQIHFLWTVFLKFHRANKTKITEYLRESWAKDRKTEWSIWMVHSKVDMPHHYISRKGDDILHHGGLRGKVSVLRKIIDDPPQAAAARAEQHRRSIAQMMINSRSIEDLQMFGDPLHVPVLIVERVINAPKRSYSGNSYFCHADQKASSKVITDFKTTSKMSGTDQQSRVLKIVVFVHGFQGHHLDLRLVRNQWLLIDPKVEFLMSEANEDKTFGDFREMGHRLAKEVVSFVKKKMEKFLRSGGLRTIKLSFVGHSIGNVIIRTSLADSIMEPYLRFLHTYVSVSGPHLGYLYSSNPLFNSGLWLLRKLKNTQCINQLTLTDESELRNTFIFKLCQQKTLESFRNIILLSSPQDGYVPYHSARIELCPGSSTDFSKKGEIFVEMLNNCLDQIRSPSIDHRVFMRCDVNFNMSSHGKNLDTFIGRAAHIEFLETDIFAKLIMWSFPEFFQ; encoded by the exons ATGTTGGATACGTACCATGAGATTGCTGTTTACATTCACCGGTTTCACAATCTTGATCTTTTCCAGCAAGG GTGGTACCAAATTAAAATTACTATGAACTGGGAAGATGGAGACGACCTCATTGTTGGGATCCCATCAAAAGTTGTACAATATGAAG CTCCTAATTCAGGTTCTTCTGATGGTTATGGATTTTGGAGGATTAACGATGTAGACAACAGTTTTGCAACTCAACCCTTTAAGATCAGATATGCAAGGCAGGATGTTCCATTATCTGTCATGATTGCTTTTAACGTATCCCTTTCCAACCATGAG GTTCCCTCCACGTCTGGTGTTATCATCAAATTTGAACTCCTGTATGCTTCTTTATCAGAGCAAGG GCCTGGATTGCAAGCTTTCTTAAGCACTTCTCCTGCTGCGGCTATTCACGAATTCCGTGTACCACCAAAAGCTCTTCTGGGAATACATTCTTATTGCCCTATACTTTTTGACGCCTTCCATTCTGTGCTTGTAGATGCAAGTATACATATTAGCATCCTGAAGTCAGTTGCACAAAATATCTCAAAGAAGGTACCCAG CATATCTTGCAGAGGTGAAGATGTCGACGGAAGATTTGTTGGCAAATCCAATAAG GGTTCAGATAAAGTGGAAAAAGAGGTTTTGCTTGTTAAAGCATTGTTAGCGGCGCGGGACattctcttggaagaggcacaaaaGCTCAGTAGAGCAATCGATCAAAGTATTGACCTCACTGATTTCATTTCTCAGCTGGATGACTCCAAGTTGTTTGGTTCCCTATTTCCAGCCAATGTGTCTTCGACCACAAGTAAAGGTCAAAGACCAAAGTTGACTGAATTCCATAATAGTAATGAG AAGGCAAAAATATTTCTGGACTTTCGGAGTAATGGCGTGCTGATGTCCTTATCTAAGGATAATTTACTTTGGTCTGCACACATAATTGGGGATCAAATTCATTTTCTTTGGACTGTGTTTCTGAAGTTTCACAG GGCTAATAAAACCAAAATTACCGAGTATTTGCGGGAGTCATGGGCCAAAGATAGAAAAACAGAATGGTCGATATGGATGGTGCATTCTAAAGTTGATATGCCTCACCATTACATCAGTAGGAAAGGTGATGACATTTTGCACCATGGTGGGTTGCGGGGGAAAGTGTCAGTATTaaggaagatcattgatgat CCCCCTCAAGCTGCAGCTGCTCGTGCTGAGCAACATCGTCGAAGTATTGCGCAAATGATG ATCAACAGTCGTTCAATTGAAGACTTACAGATGTTTGGCGATCCTTTGCATGTTCCTGTTCTCATTGTAGAGCGGGTTATTAATGCGCCAAAGCGTTCTTACAGTGGCAATTCATACTTTTGTCATGCTGATCAGAAGGCCTCATCTAAAGTCATCACCGATTTCAAAACAACTAGCAAGATGTCTGGTACTGACCAGCAATCCCGTGTTTTGAAGATTGTTGTCTTTGTGCACGGGTTTCAG GGACATCATTTGGATCTCCGACTTGTTCGTAACCAGTGGCTTTTAATAGATCCAAAGGTTGAGTTTCTGATGTCCGAAGCAAACGAGGATAAAACATTTGGTGACTTCAGAGAAATGGGACACCGGTTAGCAAAGGAAGTTGTGTCGTTCGTTAAGAAGAAAATGGAGAAATTTTTGAGATCTGGAGGCTTGAGAACTATTAAGCTTAGTTTTGTTGGGCATTCAATTGGAAATGTGATTATAAGAACATCATTGGCTG ATAGCATTATGGAGCCATACCTCAGATTCCTGCACACCTATGTCTCTGTATCTGGTCCTCATTTAGGATATCTTTACAGTTCGAACCCTCTGTTTAATTCTGGGCTATGGCTTTTGAGGAAACTCAAAAACACACAATGCATTAATCAGCTTACTTTAACTGATGAGTCGGAACTGCGAAACACCTTCATATTCAAGCTTTGTCAG CAAAAGACATTGGAGAGTTTCAGGAATATTATTCTGCTGTCTTCGCCCCAG GATGGTTATGTACCCTATCATTCAGCAAGAATTGAATTGTGCCCTGGATCTTCAACCGACTTCTCAAAAAAGGGGGAGATATTCGTGGAGATGTTGAACAATTGTTTAGACCAGATAAGGTCTCCTTCTATCGACCACCGGGTTTTCATGCGTTGTGATGTTAATTTTAACATGTCTTCTCATGGCAAGAATTTGGATACATTCATAGGGCGAGCTgcccatattgagtttctggagaCTGATATTTTTGCCAAACTCATAATGTGGTCATTTCCAGAATTTTTCCAGTAA
- the LOC141626767 gene encoding uncharacterized protein LOC141626767 isoform X2, producing MLDTYHEIAVYIHRFHNLDLFQQGWYQIKITMNWEDGDDLIVGIPSKVVQYEAPNSGSSDGYGFWRINDVDNSFATQPFKIRYARQDVPLSVMIAFNVSLSNHEVPSTSGVIIKFELLYASLSEQGPGLQAFLSTSPAAAIHEFRVPPKALLGIHSYCPILFDAFHSVLVDASIHISILKSVAQNISKKVPRGEDVDGRFVGKSNKGSDKVEKEVLLVKALLAARDILLEEAQKLSRAIDQSIDLTDFISQLDDSKLFGSLFPANVSSTTSKGQRPKLTEFHNSNEKAKIFLDFRSNGVLMSLSKDNLLWSAHIIGDQIHFLWTVFLKFHRANKTKITEYLRESWAKDRKTEWSIWMVHSKVDMPHHYISRKGDDILHHGGLRGKVSVLRKIIDDPPQAAAARAEQHRRSIAQMMINSRSIEDLQMFGDPLHVPVLIVERVINAPKRSYSGNSYFCHADQKASSKVITDFKTTSKMSGTDQQSRVLKIVVFVHGFQGHHLDLRLVRNQWLLIDPKVEFLMSEANEDKTFGDFREMGHRLAKEVVSFVKKKMEKFLRSGGLRTIKLSFVGHSIGNVIIRTSLADSIMEPYLRFLHTYVSVSGPHLGYLYSSNPLFNSGLWLLRKLKNTQCINQLTLTDESELRNTFIFKLCQQKTLESFRNIILLSSPQDGYVPYHSARIELCPGSSTDFSKKGEIFVEMLNNCLDQIRSPSIDHRVFMRCDVNFNMSSHGKNLDTFIGRAAHIEFLETDIFAKLIMWSFPEFFQ from the exons ATGTTGGATACGTACCATGAGATTGCTGTTTACATTCACCGGTTTCACAATCTTGATCTTTTCCAGCAAGG GTGGTACCAAATTAAAATTACTATGAACTGGGAAGATGGAGACGACCTCATTGTTGGGATCCCATCAAAAGTTGTACAATATGAAG CTCCTAATTCAGGTTCTTCTGATGGTTATGGATTTTGGAGGATTAACGATGTAGACAACAGTTTTGCAACTCAACCCTTTAAGATCAGATATGCAAGGCAGGATGTTCCATTATCTGTCATGATTGCTTTTAACGTATCCCTTTCCAACCATGAG GTTCCCTCCACGTCTGGTGTTATCATCAAATTTGAACTCCTGTATGCTTCTTTATCAGAGCAAGG GCCTGGATTGCAAGCTTTCTTAAGCACTTCTCCTGCTGCGGCTATTCACGAATTCCGTGTACCACCAAAAGCTCTTCTGGGAATACATTCTTATTGCCCTATACTTTTTGACGCCTTCCATTCTGTGCTTGTAGATGCAAGTATACATATTAGCATCCTGAAGTCAGTTGCACAAAATATCTCAAAGAAGGTACCCAG AGGTGAAGATGTCGACGGAAGATTTGTTGGCAAATCCAATAAG GGTTCAGATAAAGTGGAAAAAGAGGTTTTGCTTGTTAAAGCATTGTTAGCGGCGCGGGACattctcttggaagaggcacaaaaGCTCAGTAGAGCAATCGATCAAAGTATTGACCTCACTGATTTCATTTCTCAGCTGGATGACTCCAAGTTGTTTGGTTCCCTATTTCCAGCCAATGTGTCTTCGACCACAAGTAAAGGTCAAAGACCAAAGTTGACTGAATTCCATAATAGTAATGAG AAGGCAAAAATATTTCTGGACTTTCGGAGTAATGGCGTGCTGATGTCCTTATCTAAGGATAATTTACTTTGGTCTGCACACATAATTGGGGATCAAATTCATTTTCTTTGGACTGTGTTTCTGAAGTTTCACAG GGCTAATAAAACCAAAATTACCGAGTATTTGCGGGAGTCATGGGCCAAAGATAGAAAAACAGAATGGTCGATATGGATGGTGCATTCTAAAGTTGATATGCCTCACCATTACATCAGTAGGAAAGGTGATGACATTTTGCACCATGGTGGGTTGCGGGGGAAAGTGTCAGTATTaaggaagatcattgatgat CCCCCTCAAGCTGCAGCTGCTCGTGCTGAGCAACATCGTCGAAGTATTGCGCAAATGATG ATCAACAGTCGTTCAATTGAAGACTTACAGATGTTTGGCGATCCTTTGCATGTTCCTGTTCTCATTGTAGAGCGGGTTATTAATGCGCCAAAGCGTTCTTACAGTGGCAATTCATACTTTTGTCATGCTGATCAGAAGGCCTCATCTAAAGTCATCACCGATTTCAAAACAACTAGCAAGATGTCTGGTACTGACCAGCAATCCCGTGTTTTGAAGATTGTTGTCTTTGTGCACGGGTTTCAG GGACATCATTTGGATCTCCGACTTGTTCGTAACCAGTGGCTTTTAATAGATCCAAAGGTTGAGTTTCTGATGTCCGAAGCAAACGAGGATAAAACATTTGGTGACTTCAGAGAAATGGGACACCGGTTAGCAAAGGAAGTTGTGTCGTTCGTTAAGAAGAAAATGGAGAAATTTTTGAGATCTGGAGGCTTGAGAACTATTAAGCTTAGTTTTGTTGGGCATTCAATTGGAAATGTGATTATAAGAACATCATTGGCTG ATAGCATTATGGAGCCATACCTCAGATTCCTGCACACCTATGTCTCTGTATCTGGTCCTCATTTAGGATATCTTTACAGTTCGAACCCTCTGTTTAATTCTGGGCTATGGCTTTTGAGGAAACTCAAAAACACACAATGCATTAATCAGCTTACTTTAACTGATGAGTCGGAACTGCGAAACACCTTCATATTCAAGCTTTGTCAG CAAAAGACATTGGAGAGTTTCAGGAATATTATTCTGCTGTCTTCGCCCCAG GATGGTTATGTACCCTATCATTCAGCAAGAATTGAATTGTGCCCTGGATCTTCAACCGACTTCTCAAAAAAGGGGGAGATATTCGTGGAGATGTTGAACAATTGTTTAGACCAGATAAGGTCTCCTTCTATCGACCACCGGGTTTTCATGCGTTGTGATGTTAATTTTAACATGTCTTCTCATGGCAAGAATTTGGATACATTCATAGGGCGAGCTgcccatattgagtttctggagaCTGATATTTTTGCCAAACTCATAATGTGGTCATTTCCAGAATTTTTCCAGTAA